In the Kitasatospora terrestris genome, one interval contains:
- a CDS encoding anhydro-N-acetylmuramic acid kinase — translation MKVLGLMSGTSHDAIDAAVVDLALDESLRGQGPVLRGRLLHHVAVPYPDELRQDLAAALPPHRVDLAAVCRLDTRIGQAFAEAAAGAAAAVGGVDLVASHGQTVYHWVEDGTVRGTLQLGQPAWIAEAVGAPVVADLRARDVAAGGQGAPLVALVDLLLLAGLPRRPGLLRGALNLGGIANLTVPRTGRGGCAAYDTGPANALLDAAVLRATGRHYDRDGALAARGSVEPLLLARLLDEPYYRRPAPKSTGKELFHHGYLDRMLTEHRAAGGREPTAPDLLATLAALTARTVADQVRLHGLGEVVVSGGGCRNPVLSAMLASELPGVALVPSEAVGLPWDAKEAVAFAVLGWYAVHGLPSSVPSCTGARGPRVLGAVTPGPAGPPSTRAVPRPPVAATFRPAGSLN, via the coding sequence GTGAAAGTCCTTGGTCTGATGTCGGGCACCTCCCACGACGCGATCGACGCGGCTGTGGTGGACCTCGCCCTCGACGAGAGCCTCCGCGGGCAGGGGCCCGTGCTGCGGGGCCGGCTGCTGCACCACGTCGCGGTGCCCTACCCGGACGAGCTGAGGCAGGACCTGGCGGCCGCGCTTCCGCCGCACCGGGTGGACCTGGCCGCCGTGTGCCGGCTGGACACCCGTATCGGGCAGGCGTTCGCCGAGGCCGCGGCCGGCGCGGCCGCAGCCGTCGGCGGGGTCGACCTGGTCGCCTCGCACGGGCAGACCGTCTACCACTGGGTGGAGGACGGCACGGTGCGCGGCACGCTGCAACTCGGTCAGCCCGCCTGGATCGCGGAGGCCGTGGGCGCCCCGGTGGTGGCCGACCTCCGGGCGCGGGACGTGGCGGCGGGCGGGCAGGGCGCCCCGCTGGTGGCTCTTGTGGACCTGCTGCTGCTGGCGGGGCTGCCCCGCCGGCCGGGCCTGCTCCGGGGCGCGCTGAACCTCGGCGGCATCGCCAACCTCACCGTCCCGCGCACCGGACGCGGGGGCTGCGCGGCGTACGACACGGGACCGGCGAACGCACTGCTGGACGCGGCCGTGCTGCGCGCCACCGGACGGCACTACGACCGCGACGGCGCACTGGCCGCGCGGGGCTCGGTCGAGCCGCTCCTGCTGGCGCGGCTCCTCGACGAGCCCTACTACCGGCGGCCGGCACCCAAGAGCACCGGAAAGGAACTCTTCCACCACGGCTACCTGGACCGGATGCTGACCGAGCACCGGGCCGCCGGCGGCCGCGAGCCGACAGCCCCGGACCTGTTGGCGACCCTGGCGGCACTCACCGCCCGCACGGTGGCGGACCAGGTGCGGCTCCACGGCCTGGGGGAGGTCGTGGTGTCGGGCGGCGGCTGCCGCAATCCGGTGCTGTCGGCGATGCTCGCCTCCGAACTGCCGGGCGTGGCGCTGGTCCCCAGCGAGGCGGTGGGGCTGCCCTGGGACGCCAAGGAGGCGGTGGCGTTCGCGGTGCTCGGCTGGTACGCGGTGCACGGGCTGCCGTCCTCGGTGCCGTCCTGCACGGGCGCCCGGGGCCCGCGGGTGCTCGGCGCGGTGACACCCGGCCCCGCCGGACCTCCCTCGACGAGGGCGGTGCCGCGTCCACCCGTCGCGGCGACCTTCCGCCCGGCAGGAAGCCTCAATTGA
- a CDS encoding peptidoglycan-binding protein, giving the protein MNTTRSPRLSAPRGPARWLRRTPLRLAVALTAICSVLLGSLLMTLGSAQPAHAAAPAWPVLSQGAGGNDVASMQFLLRQRGQTLVAGGYFDAQTKSAVVSFQSANSLTADGIVGPNTWAKLVVTVSPGDTQDNAVRAMQFQLQKIGYNVPTDGVFAGDTTTAVNDFKAKQQLTGGSTVGVTTWQYLLGAAAGSGGVFGGYAFVVPRGSVSGGRDSLLQPHHDYPAADIPVVEWTDAFAVTSGTARQNGGVSDACGYGLAIDGDDGITYQYCHLNSRLVATGARVTAGQLVAHTGNTGNTTGPHLHFGIFRGGVSVCPQQMLAALWDGTTPPSPQSLPTTGCFY; this is encoded by the coding sequence GTGAACACCACCCGCTCACCACGCCTCTCGGCGCCGCGAGGACCGGCCCGATGGCTGCGCCGCACGCCGCTGCGCCTGGCCGTCGCCCTGACGGCGATCTGCTCCGTCCTGCTCGGATCCCTGCTGATGACGCTGGGAAGCGCCCAGCCCGCCCACGCCGCGGCGCCCGCCTGGCCCGTGCTCTCGCAAGGAGCGGGCGGCAACGACGTCGCCAGCATGCAGTTCCTGCTGCGCCAGCGCGGTCAGACGCTCGTGGCCGGTGGATACTTCGACGCGCAGACCAAGAGCGCCGTCGTCTCCTTCCAGAGCGCCAACAGCCTCACGGCCGACGGAATCGTCGGCCCCAACACCTGGGCCAAGCTCGTCGTCACCGTCTCTCCCGGCGACACCCAGGACAACGCCGTGCGGGCGATGCAGTTCCAGCTCCAGAAGATCGGCTACAACGTGCCCACGGACGGCGTGTTCGCCGGGGACACCACCACGGCCGTCAACGACTTCAAGGCCAAGCAGCAGCTGACCGGCGGCAGCACCGTCGGCGTGACCACCTGGCAGTACCTGCTGGGCGCGGCCGCCGGCAGCGGCGGCGTCTTCGGCGGCTACGCCTTCGTGGTGCCCAGGGGCTCCGTCTCCGGCGGCCGCGACAGCCTCCTCCAGCCGCACCACGACTATCCGGCGGCCGACATCCCGGTCGTCGAGTGGACGGACGCCTTCGCCGTCACCTCCGGCACCGCGCGGCAGAACGGCGGCGTCAGCGACGCCTGCGGATACGGCCTGGCCATCGACGGCGACGACGGCATCACCTACCAGTACTGCCACCTCAACAGCCGGCTGGTCGCCACCGGCGCCCGCGTGACGGCCGGTCAACTGGTCGCCCACACCGGGAACACCGGCAACACGACCGGCCCCCACCTGCACTTCGGCATCTTCCGCGGCGGAGTCTCGGTCTGCCCCCAGCAGATGCTGGCCGCGCTGTGGGACGGCACCACCCCGCCGTCCCCGCAGTCGCTGCCGACCACCGGCTGCTTCTACTGA
- a CDS encoding glycoside hydrolase family 3 N-terminal domain-containing protein produces the protein MGTPDDRGLLSLAGGVLQPGFEGWSAPDWIRRRLADGLGSVLLFGRNFAPAPGGREQASALVAQLRAENPDVLVAVDEEGGDVTRLEWETGSSSPGNLALGVVDDVDLTRAVARSIGRELAALGIDVDYAPDADVNSNPRNPVIGVRSFGADQAVVARHAAAWVRGLQEGGTAACAKHFPGHGATVVDSHLGLPTVDADLAELSRVALPPFRAAVAAGARALMTAHILLPALDPEHPATVSPRVLHDVLRRRLGFDGLVVTDAVEMRAVADRYGCAGAAVRALAAGADLVCVGDRGSAAEYDALRSAVVRAVRTGELAEERLAEAAGRVAAFARWARALRAGSQAAEGGPAGRAPGLAAARRALISVRPPGAEPPTRGVPYVAELRPGTTVAVGAVTAWGLAGPLGALLPGTEVRQVGHAEAEADPAGVVERICAAARGRPLVLVVRNAHRHGWMDATVVAVTARRPDAVVVEFGIAQSPPRGGLHVVPHGAARVCAEAAAEVVAAHLTG, from the coding sequence GTGGGCACACCGGACGACCGCGGTCTGCTGAGCCTCGCGGGTGGCGTGCTGCAGCCCGGCTTCGAGGGCTGGAGCGCCCCGGACTGGATCCGGCGCCGACTCGCGGACGGCCTCGGTTCGGTCCTGTTGTTCGGCCGGAACTTCGCGCCCGCTCCCGGCGGGCGCGAGCAGGCGTCGGCCCTGGTCGCGCAGCTGCGCGCGGAGAACCCGGACGTGCTGGTCGCCGTCGACGAGGAAGGCGGCGACGTCACGCGGCTCGAGTGGGAGACCGGATCGTCCTCCCCGGGGAACCTCGCGCTGGGGGTCGTCGACGACGTGGACCTGACCCGGGCGGTGGCCCGCTCGATCGGCCGCGAGCTGGCGGCCCTGGGCATCGACGTGGACTACGCGCCGGACGCCGACGTGAACTCCAACCCGCGCAACCCGGTGATCGGTGTCCGTTCCTTCGGCGCCGACCAGGCCGTGGTGGCGCGACACGCGGCGGCATGGGTGCGAGGTCTCCAGGAGGGGGGCACCGCTGCCTGCGCGAAGCACTTCCCCGGCCACGGCGCCACGGTGGTCGACTCGCACCTCGGCCTGCCGACCGTCGACGCGGACCTCGCGGAGCTGTCGCGCGTCGCCCTGCCGCCGTTCCGCGCCGCCGTGGCGGCCGGAGCCCGCGCCCTGATGACCGCCCACATCCTGCTGCCCGCCCTGGACCCCGAGCATCCCGCGACGGTGAGCCCGCGCGTGCTGCACGACGTGCTGCGCCGCCGGCTGGGATTCGACGGCCTGGTGGTGACGGACGCGGTCGAGATGAGGGCGGTCGCCGACCGCTACGGCTGCGCGGGGGCTGCGGTGCGGGCGCTGGCGGCCGGCGCCGACCTGGTCTGCGTGGGGGATCGCGGATCGGCGGCCGAGTACGACGCGCTGCGATCCGCCGTGGTCCGGGCGGTCCGCACGGGGGAGCTGGCCGAGGAACGGCTCGCGGAGGCCGCCGGCCGCGTCGCGGCGTTCGCCCGCTGGGCGCGCGCGTTGCGTGCCGGGTCGCAGGCGGCCGAGGGCGGGCCGGCCGGGCGTGCGCCGGGCCTGGCGGCGGCACGGCGCGCGCTGATTTCGGTCCGGCCCCCCGGGGCGGAGCCACCCACCCGGGGGGTTCCCTACGTCGCCGAGTTGCGGCCCGGGACGACGGTCGCGGTGGGTGCCGTCACCGCCTGGGGGCTCGCCGGACCGCTCGGGGCGCTCCTGCCGGGCACCGAGGTGCGGCAGGTCGGCCACGCCGAGGCGGAGGCGGACCCGGCCGGAGTCGTGGAGCGGATCTGCGCGGCGGCGCGCGGGAGGCCGCTGGTGCTGGTGGTGCGCAACGCGCACCGGCACGGGTGGATGGACGCGACGGTGGTGGCCGTGACCGCTCGGCGGCCGGATGCGGTCGTGGTGGAGTTCGGGATTGCGCAGTCGCCTCCCCGCGGTGGGCTGCACGTGGTCCCGCACGGCGCGGCGCGGGTGTGCGCGGAGGCCGCGGCGGAGGTGGTGGCCGCGCACCTGACAGGATGA
- a CDS encoding glycoside hydrolase family 10 protein, with amino-acid sequence MSPSPSSVPAHRPSTPSRRSVLSALAVVATGSCGGLLATGRGFAADGRPPAGKAQLRGVWIASVVNIDWPSAPGLTPERLRTDFLGQLDRAVARGLNAVFVQIRPTADAFWPSPYEPWSQWITGVQGRDPGWDPLDFMVRSAHERGLAFHAWFNPYRVSMQPDVTALVPDHPARTHPEWTVSYGGKLYYNPGVPAARRFAQQAMLDAVRRYDVDGVHFDDYFYPYPVSGRDFPDDDAFAAYGQGWTDRNAWRRHNVDLMVSEMQQLVREARPDACFGISPFGVWRNDTSDPAGSATKAFQSYDGLHADTRGWIAKGWLDYIAPQLYWHIGLAVADYAELAPWWAAQTAGTDTLLWIGQAAYKVADPAQPAPWQDPAELSRHLDLNATLPQVSGDILFSAKDTWADRIGAVSRLQADHWQRPALVPVLPRLADGTPPRRPAVHARRHGTDGLDIDSPGSPAGRPAPFRYAVYRYDTAPGHDPVLDAAHLVAVVPAATGRFDDPDGPRDAWYVVTAVDRVGRESRPSTAVRTRAPRSGG; translated from the coding sequence ATGTCGCCGTCCCCCTCGTCCGTCCCCGCTCATCGCCCGTCGACCCCGTCACGGCGGTCGGTGCTCTCCGCCCTCGCCGTCGTCGCCACCGGCAGTTGCGGCGGGCTGCTGGCCACCGGCCGCGGATTCGCGGCGGACGGCCGACCGCCCGCCGGGAAGGCGCAGTTGCGCGGCGTGTGGATCGCCTCCGTCGTCAACATCGACTGGCCGTCCGCGCCCGGGCTGACGCCGGAGCGCCTGCGGACCGACTTCCTCGGCCAGCTGGACCGGGCCGTCGCGCGGGGCCTGAACGCCGTCTTCGTGCAGATCCGCCCCACGGCGGACGCCTTCTGGCCGTCCCCCTACGAGCCGTGGTCGCAGTGGATCACCGGAGTCCAGGGCCGGGATCCGGGCTGGGATCCGCTCGACTTCATGGTGCGCTCGGCCCACGAGCGCGGACTGGCCTTCCACGCCTGGTTCAACCCCTACCGCGTCTCCATGCAGCCGGACGTCACCGCCCTGGTCCCCGACCACCCCGCCCGCACCCACCCGGAGTGGACCGTCTCCTACGGCGGCAAGCTCTACTACAACCCCGGCGTGCCGGCCGCCCGCCGCTTCGCCCAGCAGGCCATGCTGGACGCGGTGCGCCGCTACGACGTCGACGGGGTCCACTTCGACGACTACTTCTACCCCTACCCGGTCAGCGGCCGGGACTTCCCCGACGACGACGCGTTCGCCGCCTACGGCCAGGGGTGGACCGACCGCAACGCCTGGCGCCGCCACAACGTCGACCTGATGGTCAGCGAGATGCAGCAGCTGGTCCGCGAAGCGCGACCGGACGCCTGCTTCGGCATCAGCCCGTTCGGCGTGTGGCGCAACGACACCAGCGATCCGGCCGGATCCGCCACCAAGGCCTTCCAGTCCTACGACGGCCTGCACGCCGACACCCGCGGCTGGATCGCCAAGGGCTGGCTCGACTACATCGCCCCGCAGCTGTACTGGCACATCGGACTGGCCGTCGCCGACTACGCCGAACTGGCCCCCTGGTGGGCCGCGCAGACCGCCGGGACCGACACCCTCCTGTGGATCGGCCAAGCCGCCTACAAGGTCGCCGACCCGGCCCAGCCCGCCCCCTGGCAGGACCCGGCCGAACTCTCCCGCCACCTCGATCTCAACGCCACCCTCCCCCAGGTGAGCGGCGACATCCTCTTCAGCGCCAAGGACACCTGGGCCGACCGGATCGGCGCCGTCAGCCGCCTGCAGGCCGACCACTGGCAGCGGCCCGCGCTCGTCCCGGTCCTGCCGCGCCTCGCCGACGGCACGCCGCCCCGCAGGCCCGCCGTGCACGCCCGGCGCCACGGCACGGACGGCCTGGACATCGACAGTCCCGGCAGTCCCGCCGGCCGGCCCGCGCCGTTCCGCTACGCGGTCTACCGCTACGACACCGCACCGGGGCACGACCCCGTGCTCGACGCCGCCCACCTGGTGGCCGTCGTCCCGGCCGCCACCGGGCGGTTCGACGACCCGGACGGTCCGCGCGACGCCTGGTACGTGGTCACCGCCGTCGACCGGGTCGGACGGGAGAGCAGGCCGAGCACCGCCGTCCGCACCCGCGCCCCGCGCAGCGGCGGGTAG
- a CDS encoding GH25 family lysozyme: MPRSAPSFLNHRTAHLAVAVLLPLAVALGTAAPATAAPPATAAPAGASSTAAGKGTPGPITHPDSDHLGSTLGGRSAAGAAARPLVAEPLAPGAGRESTGAPAAALPAGAKPLGIDVAAYEPNVDWAATAAAGASFAYIKATEGTTYTSPTFSSQYNGSAAAGFIRGAYHFALPDRSSGKSQADFFVDHGGTWTADGKTLPPLLDIEYNPYGATCFGLSASAMVAWIQDFGTEVKTRTGRYPSLYTTTDWWRTCTGNSAAVSSYPLFLANYTGTAAPAPNGWTGQSIWQYADAGVFPGDQDVFNGTAADLQAFALGTGPAAPPAPTALSWPLTQQGDSGTRVTVLQHLLNAHGASLTADGQFGPGTRSAVISYQNSAGLGADGVVGPATWQSLTNTVKQGSSGSAVKAAQVGLNAHGASLSVDGQFGSGTRSAAQSYQVAQGLPADGAVLKPTWLALVAS; encoded by the coding sequence ATGCCGCGCAGCGCGCCATCGTTCCTGAACCACCGGACGGCACACCTCGCCGTCGCCGTCCTCCTGCCGCTGGCCGTCGCCCTCGGCACCGCAGCCCCCGCCACGGCGGCCCCGCCCGCGACCGCGGCCCCCGCCGGCGCTTCGTCCACCGCCGCCGGCAAGGGCACGCCCGGGCCGATCACGCACCCCGACTCCGACCACCTGGGCTCCACGCTCGGTGGCCGTTCCGCCGCCGGTGCGGCCGCGCGCCCCCTGGTCGCCGAACCGCTCGCGCCCGGCGCCGGCCGAGAGAGCACCGGGGCGCCCGCCGCCGCGCTGCCCGCCGGTGCGAAGCCGCTCGGCATCGACGTCGCGGCCTACGAACCCAACGTCGACTGGGCCGCCACAGCGGCGGCCGGCGCGTCGTTCGCCTACATCAAGGCCACCGAGGGCACCACCTACACCAGTCCCACGTTCTCGTCCCAGTACAACGGGTCCGCGGCGGCCGGCTTCATCCGCGGCGCCTACCACTTCGCGTTGCCGGACCGCTCCAGCGGCAAGTCCCAGGCCGACTTCTTCGTCGACCACGGCGGCACCTGGACCGCCGACGGCAAGACCCTGCCCCCGCTGCTGGACATCGAGTACAACCCCTACGGGGCCACCTGCTTCGGGCTCAGCGCCTCGGCGATGGTCGCCTGGATCCAGGACTTCGGCACCGAGGTCAAGACCCGCACCGGCCGCTACCCGAGCCTCTACACCACCACCGACTGGTGGCGGACGTGCACCGGCAACTCCGCCGCCGTCAGCTCGTACCCGCTGTTCCTCGCGAACTACACCGGCACCGCCGCCCCCGCACCCAACGGCTGGACCGGCCAGAGCATCTGGCAGTACGCCGACGCCGGTGTCTTCCCCGGTGACCAGGACGTCTTCAACGGCACCGCGGCCGACCTCCAGGCCTTCGCCCTCGGGACCGGCCCCGCCGCGCCCCCGGCGCCCACCGCCCTCAGCTGGCCCCTCACCCAGCAGGGCGACAGCGGCACCCGCGTCACTGTGCTGCAGCACCTGCTCAACGCGCACGGCGCCTCCCTCACCGCCGACGGCCAGTTCGGACCCGGCACCCGCAGCGCGGTGATCTCCTACCAGAACTCGGCCGGACTGGGCGCCGACGGAGTCGTCGGACCCGCGACCTGGCAGTCGCTCACCAACACGGTCAAGCAGGGCTCCTCCGGCAGCGCCGTGAAGGCCGCCCAGGTCGGCCTCAACGCGCACGGCGCCTCCCTCTCCGTGGACGGGCAGTTCGGCTCCGGCACCCGCAGCGCCGCGCAGTCCTACCAGGTCGCCCAGGGACTGCCCGCCGACGGCGCCGTGCTCAAGCCGACCTGGCTCGCCCTGGTCGCCTCCTGA
- a CDS encoding N-acetylglucosamine kinase — protein sequence MSTAPEPRVPLVIGVDAGGTATRCVVVGLDGRVHGRARGPGGNLRSSADPRAALRQVLEEALGSVDRRRVAAGHLAFAGAGGDDGAAYQELAQRAWREADLSGVPGVGDDLAAAVAGATDSRDAVLLLSGTGAVAALFRDGVQVARRDGYGWLLGDEGSGVWLGRQAVVLALAALDGRGPTTALVDLVPQALGLESGGTGGTGTALARRMVTAVHAAPPADLARLAPLVDAAARTGDAVAERIVAEGAHRLLRTFDSLTVEAGPDFASLPAVLAGGLLTAPTLLAARVTTVLRARGVGVVPVRDAAAGAAALAALTAGGAAPPGGARRLHRTVAGLDVA from the coding sequence ATGAGTACCGCTCCGGAGCCCCGCGTCCCGCTGGTGATCGGCGTGGACGCAGGAGGGACCGCAACCCGCTGCGTGGTCGTCGGCCTGGACGGGCGGGTCCACGGCCGTGCCCGCGGCCCCGGCGGCAACCTGCGCTCCAGCGCCGACCCCCGGGCGGCGCTGCGCCAGGTGTTGGAGGAAGCGCTGGGGAGCGTCGACCGGCGCCGGGTCGCGGCCGGACACCTGGCATTCGCCGGAGCCGGAGGCGACGACGGTGCCGCGTATCAAGAGCTCGCCCAGCGGGCTTGGCGGGAAGCGGACCTGAGCGGTGTGCCCGGCGTCGGCGACGACCTGGCCGCTGCCGTCGCCGGGGCCACGGACAGCCGGGACGCGGTGCTGCTGCTGTCCGGGACGGGTGCGGTGGCGGCTCTCTTCCGCGACGGTGTGCAGGTCGCCCGGCGGGACGGCTACGGCTGGCTCCTGGGCGACGAGGGCTCCGGGGTGTGGCTCGGGCGGCAGGCCGTCGTCCTGGCGCTCGCCGCTCTGGACGGCCGAGGTCCGACGACCGCCCTGGTGGACCTCGTGCCGCAGGCGCTCGGCCTGGAGTCCGGGGGCACCGGGGGCACGGGCACCGCCCTGGCACGGCGGATGGTCACCGCGGTGCACGCCGCCCCGCCGGCCGATCTCGCCCGTCTCGCACCGCTGGTGGACGCCGCGGCTCGGACCGGCGACGCGGTCGCCGAGCGGATCGTCGCCGAGGGCGCGCACCGTCTGCTGCGCACGTTCGATTCGCTGACGGTCGAGGCCGGTCCGGACTTCGCGTCGCTGCCGGCGGTCCTGGCGGGGGGCCTGCTCACGGCTCCGACCCTGCTCGCTGCCCGGGTCACCACCGTGCTGCGGGCCCGCGGTGTCGGCGTGGTGCCGGTGCGGGACGCCGCAGCCGGTGCCGCGGCGCTGGCCGCGCTCACCGCGGGTGGTGCCGCGCCGCCCGGCGGTGCGCGTCGTCTGCACCGCACGGTGGCGGGACTGGACGTCGCCTGA
- the dacB gene encoding D-alanyl-D-alanine carboxypeptidase/D-alanyl-D-alanine endopeptidase yields the protein MRPLPRRRAALPVAVALTAALLAGFAPGADAPARASTASASTLTDDLDLLLADPRLAGATAAVKVVDTETGEVLYAHDAQRLVLPASTMKLVTSAAALDALGTGHRFATDVLATGRSDAGVLRGDLVLRGGGDPSLLAADLDALAQQVADSGVRLVTGAVAYDASRYDDVPLGSGWAWDDEPYYYSPQISALTLASDTDYDMGTLQVTLTPGEPGTPAAVRITPADTGVTVSGSVTTGQSDSPFTVDVTRRHGTGEIVLSGSLPAGSGPDDEWVTVEDPAEVTAHVFAAALARHGVRVLGRDPRAVTAPAGARQVAHHESAPLGDLLVPFLKLSNNGIAEHLVKEMGRTGAGDGSWRAGLARISDFLHRNGLDVTPARQADGSGLSRYDLVTADRYTALLSYARKQPWFATWYEALPIAGNPDRMVGGTLANRMQGTAAAGNVHAKTGSMSGVTTLAGYVTSPEGRKLAFAVLLNDFAGSSPRPVADRIAVRLASGPAPAAQLRSRVAPGTEGQVDEPVPSKGVRGRTWD from the coding sequence ATGCGTCCCCTTCCCCGCCGACGCGCCGCCCTGCCGGTGGCCGTCGCACTCACCGCCGCTCTGCTGGCCGGTTTCGCCCCCGGCGCAGATGCGCCGGCCCGGGCCTCCACCGCCTCCGCGTCCACGCTCACCGACGACCTGGACCTGCTGCTCGCCGACCCCCGGCTGGCCGGCGCGACGGCCGCCGTGAAGGTGGTGGACACCGAAACGGGCGAGGTCCTGTACGCGCACGATGCGCAGCGCCTGGTCCTGCCCGCGTCCACCATGAAGCTGGTGACGTCCGCCGCGGCCCTGGACGCACTCGGCACCGGCCACCGGTTCGCCACCGACGTCCTGGCCACCGGCCGCAGTGACGCGGGTGTCCTGCGCGGCGATCTCGTCCTGCGCGGCGGCGGCGATCCCAGCCTGCTGGCCGCGGACCTCGACGCGCTCGCGCAACAGGTCGCCGACAGCGGCGTGCGCCTGGTGACCGGCGCCGTGGCCTACGACGCCTCCCGCTACGACGACGTACCGCTGGGCAGCGGTTGGGCCTGGGACGACGAGCCGTACTACTACAGCCCGCAGATCTCGGCGCTCACGCTGGCCAGCGACACGGACTACGACATGGGCACCCTGCAGGTCACCCTGACGCCGGGCGAGCCCGGCACGCCGGCCGCCGTGCGGATCACGCCGGCGGACACGGGCGTGACGGTCTCCGGGAGCGTCACCACCGGGCAGAGCGACAGCCCCTTCACCGTCGATGTCACCCGCCGCCACGGCACCGGCGAGATCGTCCTCTCCGGCAGCCTGCCCGCCGGCAGCGGCCCCGACGACGAATGGGTGACCGTCGAGGACCCCGCCGAGGTCACCGCGCACGTCTTCGCGGCAGCCCTGGCCCGGCACGGTGTACGGGTGCTCGGCCGCGACCCGCGAGCGGTCACGGCCCCTGCCGGCGCCCGGCAGGTCGCCCACCACGAGTCGGCTCCGCTCGGGGACCTGCTCGTGCCGTTCCTCAAGCTCAGCAACAACGGCATCGCGGAGCACCTGGTCAAGGAGATGGGAAGGACCGGGGCCGGTGACGGCAGCTGGCGGGCCGGTCTCGCCCGGATCTCCGACTTCCTCCACCGCAACGGCCTCGACGTCACCCCGGCCCGGCAGGCCGACGGCTCCGGCCTGTCGCGCTACGACCTGGTCACCGCCGACCGCTACACTGCGCTGCTCTCCTACGCCCGCAAACAGCCCTGGTTCGCCACCTGGTACGAGGCCCTGCCGATCGCGGGCAACCCGGACCGGATGGTGGGCGGGACCCTGGCCAACCGCATGCAGGGCACCGCTGCGGCAGGCAACGTCCATGCGAAGACCGGGTCGATGAGCGGCGTCACCACCCTCGCCGGATACGTGACCTCGCCCGAGGGCCGCAAGCTCGCGTTCGCCGTCCTGTTGAACGACTTCGCCGGATCCAGCCCCCGCCCGGTCGCCGACCGGATCGCGGTCCGGCTGGCCTCCGGTCCGGCGCCGGCCGCCCAGCTGCGGTCCCGGGTCGCACCCGGTACGGAGGGGCAGGTGGACGAGCCGGTGCCGTCGAAGGGGGTGCGCGGTCGGACCTGGGACTGA